The following are encoded in a window of Sminthopsis crassicaudata isolate SCR6 chromosome 3, ASM4859323v1, whole genome shotgun sequence genomic DNA:
- the LOC141559774 gene encoding uncharacterized protein LOC141559774, protein MGQNETPSTARWGGAWGEGSVPSVTAPELPAGACVDGLVFPLTPRRSGWSLTPAETLGECSGALSRPRPCQAVRGRGHRPAQGPRTALPAGAAAVQPSSPGHSAAARATLSAPPSSTDWEPVTRSARAERSRLRGLPFLRCQEAGRGAALRRGRLRAQWLPRPGASPRSIPTCAPTPPPRPFLFGSPGAGLRFSASSPSSAAACSSCASQSRHDAPEPWLRLLPEAPRGSLHLGGLPLSVGPVWAAGPAEVRLCRPRGPSIPELAFSFFLGLRGSEWEPSRAISRSRFLQPNCRSWMSLKLPGASCPGPCGVPQTPPVSAASPRGPWFLEGHGKPNWR, encoded by the exons ATGGGACAGAACGAGACTCCTTCCA CTGCCCGCTGGGGGGGGGCCTGGGGAGAAGGCTCCGTGCCTTCCGTCACTGCTCCGGAGCTGCCCGCCGGTGCCTGTGTGGACGGGCTCGTTTTCCCTCTGACTCCCAGGAGAAGTGGCTGGAGTTTGACTCCGGCAGAGACTCTCGGGGAATGTTCTGGAGCACTCTCTCGGCCCCGCCCGTGCCAGGCTGTACGGGGGAGGGGGCACCGGCCGGCACAGGGACCCCGGACAGCACTGCCCGCAGGGGCCGCGGCCGTTCAGCCCTCCTCCCCCGGTCACTCAGCCGCAGCTCGGGCGACCCTGAGCGCGCCTCCTTCCAGCACAGATTGGGAGCCTGTGACTCGCAGCGCGAGAGCTGAGAGAAGCAGGCTCCGAGGCCTCCCGTTCCTCCGCTGTCAGGAGGCGGGCAGAGGGGCGGCCCTGCGGCGGGGGCGTTTACGTGCCCAGTGGCTCCCCCGTCCAGGCGCGTCTCCCAGGTCCATTCCCACCTGTGCCCCCACGCCTCCTCCACGGCCCTTCCTGTTTGGCAGTCCTGGCGCGGGGCTGCGTTTTTCTGCGTCGAGCCCGTCTTCCGCTGCTGCTTGTTCCAGTTGTGCCTCACAGAGCCGCCACGACGCGCCAGAGCCCTGGCTCCGGCTGCTTCCGGAGGCCCCGCGTGGCAGCCTCCATCTCGGGGGCCTCCCGCTGTCGGTGGGCCCTGTGTGGGCCGCAGGGCCCGCTGAGGTGCGTTTGTGCAGACCCAGAGGCCCCTCGATCCCAGAGCtcgctttttctttttttctgggcctcagaGGAAGTGAATGGGAACCTTCAAGAGCCATTTCTCGGTCCCGCTTTTTGCAACCAAACTGTCGCTCGTGGATGAGTTTGAAGTTGCCGGGTGCGTCCTGCCCGGGTCCCTGTGGAGTGCCACAGACTCCACCCGTGTCTGCTGCCTCCCCCCGCGGGCCTTGGTTTCTAGAAGGCCACGGAAAACCAAACTGGAGGTGA